The genomic segment TTCAGCACGAGCGGCTCTATTGGCGGCCGTTGTTCATCGGCGGCCTGGCGGCATCCATCGCCTGGACATGCTTCGTCCTGTTCGGCGGCGTTTTCGTGGCCCTGCGCTGGCAGATCCTCAGCTATTCCCTCACACTCTTCGCCTCTTGCATGGTATGTCATGGGGAGCTGGTGCGGCTCCGGCCGCGAGCGCGCCATCTCACCTCGTTCTACCTGATGGTCGCGGGTGGCGGCACTCTGGGAGGGCTCCTGGTCACCGTGGCAGCGCCCCACCTGTTCAAGGGATTCTGGGAGTATCACTTCGGGCTGCTCGCTACGGTCCTGCTGGCGCTGATCGTCCTCTTCCGCGATCGCAAGAGCCCCCTGTATCAGGGGCGCCCGCTTATCATATGGGCCATATGGGCCGTGATCTGCGTCTCATGGGCGGTTCTGGGATTCATGCTCGACCACCAGATCTGGCGGTCGTGGAGATTCCAACTCGGGCTGCTCGCCGTTGCGCTGGCGACCCTGGGCGTTCTCCTGCACGAACGCAACGGGCGGCACTACCAGGGCCGTCCGGCGCGGGTGTGGGCGGTGTGGGCCGCGCTGTGCGTCTCATGGCTCGCCCTTGGGCTTGTGCTCCGCATCCACATCCGGCAGTCGCTGGAGAGCAGCGTGGAGACGAGGCGCAACTTTTTCGGCGTTCTGCGTGTGCTGGAGCTGAACAAGGTCGATCCCGCAGAACACCGCCTCACCTTGATGCATGGCCGGATCGAGCACGGCTTCCAGTATCAAGAGGTGGGAAAGCGTTACTGGCCCACTTCCTATTACGGCGCCGACAGCGGCATCGGTCTGGCGCTACGCCTCCATCCGCGCCGGCTTGAGCGGCAAGATCTGCGCATCGGCGTAGTAGGTCTCGGCACGGGCACACTGGCTGCCTACGGTCAGCCGGGGGACTATATCCGCTTTTATGAGATCAACCCGGAGGTGCTGCAGCTTTCGGACAAGTACTTCACCTACCGCAGAGACAGCCTGGCCCGCATCGAAGTGGTGCTCGGGGACGCGCGCGTCACGATGGAAAGGGAGCGCCAGCGGGGAGAACCTCAGCGGTTCGACGTGCTGGCAGTCGATGCCTTCAGCAGCGATGCCATTCCGGTGCACCTGCTAACGCGCGAATGCTTCCAGACCTACCGGTACCATCTGAAAGAGGATGGCATCCTGGCCATACATATAAGCAACCGATATTTCGATCTCAGCCCGGTGGTGCGCAACCTGATCAGGCCTGGGCCGCAACAAGACATGCAGGCCCTCTATATCGACGGCCTGGGCAACGCAAGCCGGGGGACGGACGCCACCGACTGGGTCCTGCTGACCGCCAACCAGCAATTCCTTGCGAATCCCGACTTCCAGAAGGAAGTCTCGCCCTGGAAAGATCCGGCCCCCCCCCAGCAATTATGGACCGACGATTACAGCAACCTTTTCAGTCTCCTGCGCGAAAGAAAAAGCAGCAGCCAATAGCGCGGCAGGAATTTCGTGCCGCATCGCACTCCTCAAGCGATTGCCACCGAGTGATTTTCGCTGTCCACCCATCCCTCCGAGACAGCGGCCCCGGTCAGGTTGCGCAGTGCAGTCGCCAGTTCTGCCCGAGCCTCCAGAATCCGCGTCTCGTTGGCGCCGCGGAAGCCGTCGATCGGGAAGAAGAGGTTTGTGCTGTCGGCGGTCGCTTTAGAGTATTCACCCTGGCGCCAGATCCATCTCCTGGTCCGCACTTCAGTCCCATCGGCATAGACCACCTCACCGGGGTCTACGGGCTCCGAAACCGTGGTGCCAAACGGAGTGAAGATGTCTCCCAGTCTGGCCAGCCTCACGTCGATGGAGCCAGTGCAGCGATCAAGGTCATGCACCCCAAGGGGCACAGCATGCCGAAGCCCAACCGCGTTGGCAAGATCAACAACCGGATTGATCGAAGGCACCGTGCCCCCCTTCGCGATACGACCCGCCATCGCCTCGATCGAGCTCGGAAACCGGTTGGGGTTGATCCCCAGACGCTGGAACGCCTCACGATAGGGCAGCAGGTCAGGGTGCGACTTCACGCCGGCTGCACCAAATCTGGCTCGGGCCAGTCCAATCGCGTCGGCCAGGCGTTTGACAATGGCTTCCGCCTCGGGAGAATCCGGCGCCGGCTGCTTCACACCCCTGGCGACGACCACCCCGAAGCAAGCGGCCGGCAGCCTGGTGAAAATCTCACCATCAACTCTGAAAAACGTCATGCTCTCTCCTCTGACTGCACCTCAGACACTGCGGGCTAAAGGAACTCGGAACGACACGGTGCGGCATATCCGCATCGAAAAAATCCGGACGCAGAGCAGGCTGAGATCACGGCTCCTCTGATCCACTTTATACGATAATCGCCTTGGCGGCCGATAAGAACAGATGTTAATTCGGCCGTTCGTACCGACGGTGACTGCATGAAATATATAAAGGATCTGCTGCTGACCGATACCTTCCTCATCAAGGGGCACCTTAACACGGGGGGCCAAAGGCTGTCGACTTACCTGAACAGCACTCCGAGAAGTTTCCTGGAAGTGGAGAAGGCAATCCTCGTCAACCATGTTCAGCGCGAGGATGCTGAGACTGCCCGGATTCTGGTGCGCGTCGACGAAATCATGCTCGCTCATGAAATGGAAACCACCGGCGACGAGAGCTTGAGACTCCTGGCGGAGCCCGAAAAGGACTTGCTGGCGATAGCCGCCCATACCGGGGGCATGACCCCGTTAAAGCTCTCGGGAAAGGTGAGCAGGCGGGCCATCGAACGCGACACCCCCACGTGCCACGACTTTGTCATAGTGATCGAACCCAAGCTCCGAGGGCTGACCGACAAGGCGGCTCAAATTTGTGCCGTTTTCGATGGTCTGCCCTTTGTGATCGCAAACCGGAACCGCCTGGCGATCATCTTCAGGTGACCTTCGCTCGAGCCCAGTCATCGATCTGCTCCTTGCCGATCCCCGATGATCTTGCTGGGGCTGCAACCGTCCGCCGCCCAACGGAGCGAGCCGCGTGCGGGCCAAGGCGATCAAACACGAATTGAAGATCGCCGCCTGCGATGGGCGAAGCGCGGCCCGAAGCGTCAGCATGGGGGGTGCAGGGTTAATCTCGGGACGTCAACTCGCGGAGATCAATCTGAAAATGGCGGAGCAAATCAATGACCTCTTTAGTGGAAAGCCGTCTCGTGCGTTGAACATGGGCACGTCGGCGCAGCACCTCCGGCAGCAGTTTCGCGGCGCTGAGATAGGACCAGCCTAGATTGAGCGGCAGGCTGCTCCAGCCATTCTTGCTCACGAATCGAGCTGCCGCCCCATGTCGGTGCAACGCTGCATAGGCGTGCCAGCCAAAACGACGTAGAGTCCAGTAAGGATTCACGAGAAGGAGGCGCAAAGGAAAGTTCTTGATCGCCAATAACAGTCGATTGCGCTCGACCAACATCACCTTCAGGCGGGAATACGCGCCCGCGGTTGCCGAATGGCGGTGATAGACCAGCGCTGTCGGCACATACCACGCTTTCCAGCCCAACAGACGTGCTCTCATTCCCAGGTCCGCGTCGTCGCCAAAAGCGAAAAAAGTGTCATCAAAGCCGCCCGTTTCTTCGAAGACTCGTCGGTGATAGAGAGCGGCACAGGCATCAGGCCAGAGTATTTCCTCGTCGCGGTCGTATTGGCCGACATCGGGTTCCATGGTGCCGCGGCCGCGGTTCTGTCCATCCCAGTAGATCAGGTGGCCTACCTTGTCGATCACCCCTTGAGGTTCTGCGAACAGTATCTTGCTGCCCAGCATGCCAATTCGGCGAGACACGTCGCCGTGGCGTATCAATTCTTCGAGCCATGTGGGTACTGCCACGGCATCGTTGTTGAAGGGTGCAATCCATTCGCCCCGGGCCTTGGCAAAAGCCAGGTTATTGGCCCGGCAGAACCCCGTGTTTTCCGGCAGATACATGGCCTGGGCATTCGGAAGCCGTCCTGCCCAGGCGCGAATTCGCTCAGTGGAACCATCCTTGGAGGCGTTGTCTACAAGGATAAATTCGCGGTTCTCCCAGGTCTGTTTCTCCAGCGAGGCGAGGCAGTCATCGAGAAACTTCAAACCGTTCCAATTCACAACAATGATGCTGGCTAACGGCCCATCCATGTTATTGGTTCCACCCCCGGACTACCAGGCGGGCATCCATATTGCGGTTTTCCATAGAGCCCCATACGAAACCGTCATAATATGCTTCAGGAACGCGCCCTGCAATCTTTTGACGCGAAGGCTGAGACTCGCGAATTCGGGTGACGCAATGAGAGCGCACCAATACTGCAACGGCTGGCCGGGCTTTGCTCCGCTTCAGCGATTCATTGGATTGGCCGAGAGCACACGGTAGAGGTAGACAAATCTCCTCAAGCGCGGGCAGGCTTGAGATCCAGCAGGCCCTGGACGTGGTTCGATGATCGGAAGTCATAGAATTGAGGACCAGAAACGCCGTCAAGTCGAATATCACGAAAAAGAACACTATTGTGCCTGCCAGCCCCGGCTGGTCGACAACAGAAACCCATACATCGAATGGCTGAACAATTACCGGCTCCGCAAAGCAATCCAGATGATGCGGGTGCCATTGTCCGGGAAGACCGTGCTCTCGGTTTGCGGCGGAGACGGGCAGGAGGCCGATTTCTTCCAGCAATATGGGGCGAGAGTCACTTTGGTTGATCTGTCGACGGTCGCCTTAACGGCGGCACGAATACGCAACCACGATCTGCAGTGTGCCTGCATGGATACGGAATCGTTGACATTTGCGGACCGCTCTTTCGATTGGGCCATTGTACGAGACGGGTTACATCACCTTGCCCGGCCGATCAAAGGACTGTACGAGTTAGAGCGCGTGGCGCGCGAGGGCTTTGTGATCCTTGAAGGCCAGGACTCGCTGCCTGTCCGATTGCTTTGCGCATTTGGGATTGCGGACAACTGGGATCCCGCAGGCGGATACGTGTATCGCTTCAGCCGCCGCGAACTTCTGAAGGTTTTTTCCAGCATGCAAACCCTCTCCGAGTGGCGCATTCACACGGCCTGGCTGCCATTTGGCAGCGATATTGTAAGATGCTTCCCGGCATTCAATCGATTTGCCTATCCGCTGATGAATCAACCGTCCGTCAGTCGAATCATGAATGTCAAGTCCGTGCGATATGCATGCAAGACCCTCTTTCACACGATCAATTCCATGGCAGGCCATTGGGGAAACTCTCTCATTGTCGTCGCCTGGAAGAAAATTCACTGACAAAGTGAGAGGCTTAGCGTCTTGATCCTTGGAAAAGAGACATCCATGGAACGGATTCCCGTGCGTCAGGTTTCGGCCCTATGGCCGCTTCTTGGGATCTTAACGCTCACCTTCGCCGTAAATGTGCCTTTTCTCAATCAAGCCTTCCACATGGACGACGGAATCTACCTGCTGCTCTCACAGAACGTCCGTCAATCACCCTGGTTTCCGGAAGATGAGCCCGCCTATTTTGAGGGGCTTTGCACCAAGGACCTTGCATCTACCGAACACCCGTGGCCGTTCACCATCTATCTGTTGGCATTGAGCTCATTCATCAGCGGAGACGTTTCGGAAATGAGGCTGCATTTTCCATTCCTCGTGTTTCCGCTGGCTATCTCATGTTCCATGTATTTTCTTGGACGCCGCTTCACGGGACATCCGATCTTTGCAACACTGCTGGTGGTCACCATGCCAGTCTTGTATGTGATGTCACACACCTTGATGACCGATGTGCCCTTGCTGGCTCTTTGGCTGTCCGCGACCGCAGTCTTCTGCAGCGGCGTCGATAGGAACCGCATGACCCTGGACGTGGCTGGTACGGTCCTCGTTACTATCGCATGCTTTTTATCCTATTCCGGGTTCTGTCTTATTCCGCTGTTGGGTTTGTATGGCATCCTGAAGAAAGACCGCGGAGGTGTCGTAACGATCCTGATCTGTCCGATCCTGGCATTCTCGATCCGGCTTGCCGCCGGATATATACATTACCGCCGTTTCATTCCCGGCATGCTGTTGAACTCCTATTTCCTTTTTGAGCGTGTACTTTCTCCTGCGTCGGTATTTCAGAAGAGCATCTTCACGATCCTGGTTCTAGGCATGGTGGCTGCGGTTCCTTGCCTGGTTCTCGCGATCCATCGGAAAAGACTCCTCCTGATTTGCTGTCTCCTCGCCGTTCCTATCGCGTTGATCCTCAAGGTACCCGGTTATGATCCCTTCCAGAAGGTCCTGTTCGCAATGCTCTTCTGTCCTGGCATCGCAGCCCTGTGCCTCGGGATACAGGACCTCTGGAAAGCGCTCCGTTTTCTGCGCACGAAAAACACATCGCACGCCGACGACTTCTTTCTTGGTGCCTGGTTTCTTGGGTTCTTCGTGTTCTGCAGCGCTGCATATATGAACGGCTCGGCCCGTTATGTGCTTCCGGCGGTCCCGGCGGTGGTCCTGATCCTGCTCCGACACATGGAGCGTGTTCTGACAAAGAAGGCTGTTTTGTGGTCATGCTGGGGCGGTGTGATCCTTTCCTCAACTTTGGCGATCGCAATGGCAGTCGCGGATTTTCAATTTGCCGCGATATACCGCAATTTCACGGCTGAGTTCAAGAAAGTGATGGGTGGTCGAAAAAGCCAAGTATGGTTTACCGGTGAATGGGGACTGCGCGCATATCTCGAGCGGCTCGGAGGTCAGGAACTTGGGAGATGCGATGCAAGGCCGCTGCCTGGCGACCTGCTGGTTGTCCCTACTTTGGCCACCCCATATGAGACGCTGTACAGTGACAAGCTGAGATTGCAGTCCACCATCCTTATTGCGCCGTCACGTGTTGCGTTTGATATTCCGGTGGTTCATGCCGAAAGCGAGCTCATCTTTACCGCGGGCATGCCATTTCACGAGACGAGTGATGGCCTGGAGTATAGTGTCCGATTCGTTTCGCGGCATTTGGACCGGGTTCTCGTCCGGGAGGTTCTGATGCCTGCGCAGGGGCGGCAATGGAAGATGCAGAGACTGTCCCTGCGTGATGTGGCAGGTGAGAATGGGAGCATCATTTTTTCCGCCGATGTAGGCAGCTCCGGAAATGCCGATGCCGACTGGCTTGCGATTGCGCAAGCGCGCATTTCCAACCGGGGGGAGAACAATGAAATCGTCTTGTATGATTTTGCAGGCCACTTGGCCGACGCACGCATCGAGCGTGTTCCGGGATTCCAATATCAGACCGACCAAAACAACCCGGTTTTTCCTATGACGGTACGGCTTGCGCAGGTTCCTGCGGTGAAGCGGCTGGCCCACTATAATTACAGCCCCGATTTTCCCCTCCGCTTGTTGGGTGCGGGACCGGCGGCCGGATTTTGGTCTTCCGGCTGGGGTCTGCTCCCATTTTCATTCGCGCCACCAGGGTCGGTGCTGGAGTCCATTTCAGTGTATGAGGCCACCCGCGCCGCGGATGGCTTTGGCCAGACAAACCTTTCATGGTACCTTCAGTAATTCTTTACCTCTTCCAAGTCCGGAGAAACGCTTGTATGACTTCGATGTTGCGCCTGATCTCGGTTTCCGGATAGCGCGGATAGGTGGGCAAAAGAATCAGTTCGCGCGCTACGGCACGAGCATTCGGACAATCACGGTGGAACTCCCTGAATTCCGGCAAGTCGGCACAGTTACGCAAATGTTGGGCGGCAAAGTCGCGCCGGCGCTGCTGTGCGTAACGTAGCAGCGCATCCCGATGGGAACACTGGATCGGATAGTAGCTGTAAATATGCGACCGTCCGGTGTGTTTCCTTGGCGTGATCAACCCTTCCATTCCTGCAAGAGCATCATGATACAGAACCGCATGCGCGACCCGCATCGCCATATCATCATCCAGGCTGCCGATGTTGTGTAACGCGATCTCCGCCTGCGCATCGGACATGCGATG from the Terriglobia bacterium genome contains:
- a CDS encoding class I SAM-dependent methyltransferase, with protein sequence MIGSHRIEDQKRRQVEYHEKEHYCACQPRLVDNRNPYIEWLNNYRLRKAIQMMRVPLSGKTVLSVCGGDGQEADFFQQYGARVTLVDLSTVALTAARIRNHDLQCACMDTESLTFADRSFDWAIVRDGLHHLARPIKGLYELERVAREGFVILEGQDSLPVRLLCAFGIADNWDPAGGYVYRFSRRELLKVFSSMQTLSEWRIHTAWLPFGSDIVRCFPAFNRFAYPLMNQPSVSRIMNVKSVRYACKTLFHTINSMAGHWGNSLIVVAWKKIH
- a CDS encoding glycosyltransferase family 39 protein, whose protein sequence is MERIPVRQVSALWPLLGILTLTFAVNVPFLNQAFHMDDGIYLLLSQNVRQSPWFPEDEPAYFEGLCTKDLASTEHPWPFTIYLLALSSFISGDVSEMRLHFPFLVFPLAISCSMYFLGRRFTGHPIFATLLVVTMPVLYVMSHTLMTDVPLLALWLSATAVFCSGVDRNRMTLDVAGTVLVTIACFLSYSGFCLIPLLGLYGILKKDRGGVVTILICPILAFSIRLAAGYIHYRRFIPGMLLNSYFLFERVLSPASVFQKSIFTILVLGMVAAVPCLVLAIHRKRLLLICCLLAVPIALILKVPGYDPFQKVLFAMLFCPGIAALCLGIQDLWKALRFLRTKNTSHADDFFLGAWFLGFFVFCSAAYMNGSARYVLPAVPAVVLILLRHMERVLTKKAVLWSCWGGVILSSTLAIAMAVADFQFAAIYRNFTAEFKKVMGGRKSQVWFTGEWGLRAYLERLGGQELGRCDARPLPGDLLVVPTLATPYETLYSDKLRLQSTILIAPSRVAFDIPVVHAESELIFTAGMPFHETSDGLEYSVRFVSRHLDRVLVREVLMPAQGRQWKMQRLSLRDVAGENGSIIFSADVGSSGNADADWLAIAQARISNRGENNEIVLYDFAGHLADARIERVPGFQYQTDQNNPVFPMTVRLAQVPAVKRLAHYNYSPDFPLRLLGAGPAAGFWSSGWGLLPFSFAPPGSVLESISVYEATRAADGFGQTNLSWYLQ
- a CDS encoding glycosyltransferase; amino-acid sequence: MDGPLASIIVVNWNGLKFLDDCLASLEKQTWENREFILVDNASKDGSTERIRAWAGRLPNAQAMYLPENTGFCRANNLAFAKARGEWIAPFNNDAVAVPTWLEELIRHGDVSRRIGMLGSKILFAEPQGVIDKVGHLIYWDGQNRGRGTMEPDVGQYDRDEEILWPDACAALYHRRVFEETGGFDDTFFAFGDDADLGMRARLLGWKAWYVPTALVYHRHSATAGAYSRLKVMLVERNRLLLAIKNFPLRLLLVNPYWTLRRFGWHAYAALHRHGAAARFVSKNGWSSLPLNLGWSYLSAAKLLPEVLRRRAHVQRTRRLSTKEVIDLLRHFQIDLRELTSRD
- a CDS encoding fused MFS/spermidine synthase, with amino-acid sequence QHERLYWRPLFIGGLAASIAWTCFVLFGGVFVALRWQILSYSLTLFASCMVCHGELVRLRPRARHLTSFYLMVAGGGTLGGLLVTVAAPHLFKGFWEYHFGLLATVLLALIVLFRDRKSPLYQGRPLIIWAIWAVICVSWAVLGFMLDHQIWRSWRFQLGLLAVALATLGVLLHERNGRHYQGRPARVWAVWAALCVSWLALGLVLRIHIRQSLESSVETRRNFFGVLRVLELNKVDPAEHRLTLMHGRIEHGFQYQEVGKRYWPTSYYGADSGIGLALRLHPRRLERQDLRIGVVGLGTGTLAAYGQPGDYIRFYEINPEVLQLSDKYFTYRRDSLARIEVVLGDARVTMERERQRGEPQRFDVLAVDAFSSDAIPVHLLTRECFQTYRYHLKEDGILAIHISNRYFDLSPVVRNLIRPGPQQDMQALYIDGLGNASRGTDATDWVLLTANQQFLANPDFQKEVSPWKDPAPPQQLWTDDYSNLFSLLRERKSSSQ